In Flavobacterium lacustre, a genomic segment contains:
- the purT gene encoding formate-dependent phosphoribosylglycinamide formyltransferase → MKILLLGSGELGKEFAIAAQRIGQTVIAVDSYENAPAMQVAHGFEVINMLDGEALDRIVAKHQPDFIVPEIEAIRTERFYDYEKQGITVVPSAKAANFTMNRKAIRDLAAKELGLKTANYRYATTAEELQKGVEAVGMPCVVKPLMSSSGKGQSTIKTEADIKKAWEYAVAGSRGDVVEVIVEAFVKFNSEITLLTVVQNNNPTLFCAPIGHRQERGDYQESWQPALISDKELYEAQDMAEQVTEALGGAGLFGVEFFLADDGVYFSELSPRPHDTGMVTLAGTQNFNEFELHLRAILSLPIFEITLEKAGASAVILASENSVNPTYSGMEKIAALPKTDFRIFSKPSSRPYRRMGVALVNDTLQTPIEEIVESAKKAAALVTVNS, encoded by the coding sequence ATGAAAATACTATTGCTAGGCTCAGGCGAATTAGGAAAAGAATTTGCAATCGCTGCCCAACGCATCGGGCAAACCGTAATTGCTGTTGACAGTTATGAAAACGCACCTGCCATGCAAGTGGCTCATGGTTTTGAAGTCATCAATATGCTCGACGGCGAAGCCCTGGACCGCATCGTTGCCAAACACCAACCTGATTTTATCGTTCCGGAAATCGAAGCGATAAGAACCGAACGTTTTTATGATTACGAAAAACAAGGTATTACGGTAGTCCCTTCGGCGAAAGCAGCCAATTTTACCATGAATAGAAAAGCCATCCGAGATTTGGCAGCCAAAGAATTAGGATTAAAAACAGCCAATTATCGGTATGCCACAACCGCCGAAGAATTACAAAAAGGAGTCGAAGCTGTTGGAATGCCTTGTGTGGTAAAACCTTTAATGTCTTCGTCCGGAAAAGGACAATCTACCATAAAAACCGAAGCTGATATCAAAAAAGCCTGGGAGTATGCTGTAGCCGGTTCTCGTGGCGATGTGGTAGAAGTTATTGTAGAAGCATTCGTAAAATTCAATTCGGAAATCACATTATTAACCGTGGTTCAAAACAATAATCCCACTTTATTTTGCGCACCAATAGGCCACCGTCAAGAACGTGGCGATTATCAGGAAAGCTGGCAACCGGCACTAATCTCTGATAAAGAGTTGTACGAAGCACAAGATATGGCAGAACAAGTAACTGAAGCTCTTGGTGGCGCAGGACTTTTTGGAGTAGAATTCTTCTTGGCCGATGACGGGGTGTATTTCTCAGAATTGTCGCCTCGACCTCATGATACCGGAATGGTAACATTGGCAGGAACACAAAATTTTAATGAATTCGAATTGCATTTACGAGCCATTTTGAGTTTACCTATTTTTGAAATCACATTAGAAAAAGCGGGAGCCAGCGCTGTGATTCTAGCTTCGGAGAACAGTGTAAATCCAACCTATTCAGGAATGGAAAAAATTGCGGCTTTACCTAAAACTGATTTTAGAATATTTAGCAAACCAAGTTCTCGTCCGTACAGAAGAATGGGCGTTGCTTTAGTCAATGACACGTTACAAACCCCAATAGAAGAAATT
- a CDS encoding GNAT family N-acetyltransferase, whose amino-acid sequence MKNIDLIKVTLNDIDHLQKIGKQTFHETFSASNTEENMKKYLDEEFTTEKLTAELNDKNSEFYFATHNNTVIGYLKLNFGPSQTELQDDKALEIERIYVSKEFHGKKVGQLLYEKAIQTAKQTNANYVWLGVWEENQRAIHFYKKNGFVEFDKHIFKLGNDEQTDIMMKLQLKDN is encoded by the coding sequence ATGAAAAATATTGACCTAATAAAAGTTACCCTAAACGATATCGACCATTTACAAAAAATTGGTAAACAAACTTTTCACGAAACCTTTTCAGCAAGTAATACCGAAGAGAATATGAAAAAATATTTAGACGAAGAATTTACTACTGAAAAACTGACTGCTGAACTGAACGACAAAAACTCCGAATTCTATTTTGCCACACACAACAATACTGTCATTGGATACTTAAAACTCAACTTTGGACCATCACAAACAGAACTACAAGATGACAAAGCACTCGAAATAGAACGCATTTATGTATCAAAAGAATTTCACGGAAAAAAAGTAGGTCAACTACTTTACGAAAAGGCCATTCAAACTGCAAAACAAACCAATGCCAATTATGTTTGGTTAGGAGTTTGGGAAGAAAACCAAAGAGCAATACACTTTTATAAAAAGAATGGTTTCGTTGAATTTGACAAACATATTTTCAAATTAGGCAATGACGAGCAAACAGACATAATGATGAAACTACAATTAAAAGACAATTAA
- a CDS encoding peptidase U32 family protein, protein MKKKIEILAPAKDLIHGMAAINSGSDAVYIGAPQFGARSNATNSIEDVAALVQYAHLYHAQVFVVINTILYDNELETCRKMIWELYHIGVDALIVQDMAIMEMELPPIVLHASTQANNRDADNIKFLKDAGMKRVVLARELNLHQIKEISEASDVELEFFVTGALCVSFSGNCYMSVANGERSANRGSCAQNCRLPYNLIDGHGDTLIKNSHLLSIKDFDVSDQIPNLIEAGICSFKIEGRLKDIVYVKNNVSFLRQKLDAFLEKNDNYTKASSGSCTYTFDSALNRTFNRGYTDYFVNERHQSIGSWESPKSKGQYIGKLIKTIGGAYEIENGELLNNGDGLCYINENNEADGIYVNKVENGLAYPNVLKELKVGTFIYRNNDAAFIKIVEREDSAVRKISTTLLLTENKNGFELIATDEDGYVSTVHLAHAKEQTKNNLSIEDNIKTQLAKTGFTPYTANEINVMFTQNWFLPISKINEMRRTVYEQLSAIRLANYKREEHQIVKTNHPFPVNQLDFTYNVSNKMARKFYERHGVTEIEKAFELQWDPGKSRVMTTKYCIKYELEKCPKYHKDTMETKLKEPLVLKQGELEYKLKFNCKPCEMEIWEKDAEFEIEED, encoded by the coding sequence ATGAAGAAAAAAATAGAGATACTTGCTCCTGCTAAAGATTTAATTCATGGAATGGCAGCCATCAACAGCGGATCCGATGCTGTTTATATAGGAGCACCACAATTTGGCGCCCGTTCTAATGCAACCAATTCTATCGAAGATGTTGCTGCATTAGTACAATATGCACACCTATACCACGCACAAGTTTTTGTAGTAATCAATACCATTTTGTACGACAACGAGCTCGAAACCTGTCGTAAAATGATTTGGGAATTGTACCACATTGGTGTCGATGCACTTATTGTTCAGGACATGGCGATTATGGAAATGGAGTTACCTCCAATTGTTTTACACGCCAGCACACAAGCCAATAATCGAGATGCTGACAACATCAAATTCTTGAAAGATGCAGGTATGAAACGCGTAGTATTGGCTCGGGAATTAAACCTGCACCAAATCAAAGAAATCAGCGAAGCTTCGGATGTAGAATTAGAATTTTTTGTAACCGGCGCTTTGTGTGTTTCGTTCAGTGGGAATTGTTACATGAGTGTGGCCAATGGCGAACGCTCGGCAAACAGAGGTTCTTGTGCGCAAAACTGTCGTTTGCCGTACAACCTGATTGACGGTCATGGCGATACTTTAATCAAAAACAGTCACTTACTGTCTATCAAAGATTTTGATGTTTCAGACCAAATCCCCAATCTTATTGAAGCCGGAATTTGCTCTTTCAAGATTGAAGGCCGACTAAAAGACATTGTTTATGTAAAAAACAATGTTTCGTTCCTTAGACAGAAACTCGATGCCTTTTTAGAAAAAAACGACAACTACACCAAAGCATCTTCGGGAAGCTGTACCTATACCTTTGATTCTGCCTTGAATCGAACGTTTAACCGCGGTTATACTGATTATTTTGTGAACGAAAGACACCAATCTATTGGTTCTTGGGAAAGTCCAAAATCCAAAGGGCAATACATTGGCAAACTTATCAAAACTATTGGTGGCGCATACGAAATCGAAAATGGAGAATTGTTAAACAACGGCGACGGACTTTGCTACATCAACGAAAACAACGAAGCCGATGGGATTTATGTCAACAAGGTCGAAAATGGTTTAGCGTATCCAAATGTGTTGAAAGAACTAAAAGTCGGAACATTTATTTACCGCAACAATGACGCCGCTTTCATCAAAATCGTAGAGCGCGAAGACAGCGCGGTCAGAAAAATAAGCACGACTTTATTGCTAACCGAAAACAAAAATGGTTTCGAATTAATCGCTACCGATGAAGATGGTTATGTGAGTACCGTACATTTGGCCCATGCCAAAGAGCAGACCAAAAACAATCTATCTATTGAAGATAACATCAAAACACAATTGGCAAAAACAGGTTTCACACCATACACCGCCAATGAAATCAACGTGATGTTTACCCAAAACTGGTTTCTTCCTATTTCTAAAATCAACGAAATGCGAAGAACCGTTTATGAGCAATTGTCAGCCATTCGTTTGGCCAATTACAAACGTGAGGAACATCAAATTGTAAAAACCAACCACCCTTTCCCGGTGAACCAATTGGATTTTACCTATAATGTTTCGAATAAAATGGCTCGTAAATTCTACGAACGTCATGGTGTTACCGAAATCGAAAAAGCATTCGAATTGCAATGGGATCCTGGGAAATCTCGTGTAATGACTACCAAATACTGTATCAAATACGAATTGGAAAAATGCCCTAAATACCACAAGGACACGATGGAAACCAAACTCAAAGAACCTTTGGTACTGAAACAAGGCGAACTGGAATACAAACTGAAATTCAATTGTAAACCTTGTGAAATGGAAATTTGGGAAAAAGACGCCGAATTCGAAATTGAAGAAGATTAA